A genomic window from Zalophus californianus isolate mZalCal1 chromosome 13, mZalCal1.pri.v2, whole genome shotgun sequence includes:
- the TUSC1 gene encoding tumor suppressor candidate gene 1 protein, giving the protein MWRMRGGATRRGSCGGGDGGGDSRGQGRPGRARGGGGIGGGVGWRGRAGGARQQLEERFADLAASHLEAIRARDERDRQNARLREENARLRLENRRLKRENRSLFRQALRLPGEAGDGAAAEAARATPGPEEASTNRRARGGGLEDEPGSPRALRARLEKLEAMYRRALLQLHLEQRGPRPRGDKDEPPLRAPESGLRAPDSEPSEPWL; this is encoded by the coding sequence ATGTGGCGCATGCGTGGTGGCGCCACCAGGCGCGGGAGCTGCGGCGGTGGGGACGGCGGTGGGGACAGCCGCGGGCAGGGCCGTCCCGGCCGGGCTCGTGGGGGTGGCGGCATCGGCGGCGGCGTGGGCTGGCGAGGCCGTGCGGGCGGCGCCCGACAGCAGCTGGAGGAGCGGTTCGCGGACCTGGCTGCGAGCCACCTGGAGGCCATCCGCGCGCGGGACGAGCGGGACCGTCAGAACGCGCGGCTGCGCGAAGAGAACGCCCGGCTGCGGCTTGAAAACCGGCGGCTGAAGCGCGAGAACCGCAGTCTCTTCCGTCAGGCTTTGCGGCTTCCCGGCGAGGCTGGCGACGGGGCGGCCGCAGAGGCGGCCAGGGCCACCCCAGGCCCCGAGGAGGCCAGCACGAACCGGAGGGCGAGAGGCGGCGGCCTCGAGGACGAGCCAGGCAGCCCCAGGGCCCTGAGGGCCCGGCTCGAGAAGCTGGAGGCCATGTACCGCCGAGCCCTGCTGCAGCTGCACCTCGAGCAGCGGGGGCCGCGCCCGCGTGGCGACAAGGATGAGCCCCCTTTGCGCGCACCCGAGTCAGGCCTGCGCGCCCCGGACTCAGAGCCCTCCGAGCCCTGGCTGTAG